One Paramisgurnus dabryanus chromosome 9, PD_genome_1.1, whole genome shotgun sequence DNA segment encodes these proteins:
- the lysmd4 gene encoding lysM and putative peptidoglycan-binding domain-containing protein 4, translating into MRRGDLLPQAFQAPVDVHASADGQVYMFRHRQEGLDEPSEDEELNLMELRPRSRESSSQERERVEMLLLERDISHEDNLNKLALQYGCKVADIKRVNNFIQEQDMYALKSIKIPVKKHGLLTESNSELRKPQQRPSNGVVSTNKQSNGAETSISGRPQVQEYTSFLKEVDSDIERLIQSTDPQEEVFSRTSRGSRQWGWRNRGLRSYGADWGIQWWNAVVAMLLIGIVLPIFYVVYIKTQDSGESVVNNGVGTISMPTSTSTVVSVNTLNPGNVVRNHLEENQV; encoded by the exons ATGAGGCGTGGAGATCTTCTGCCACAAGCCTTTCAGGCTCCAGTGGATGTCCATGCCAGTGCAGATGGCCAGGTGTACATGTTCAGACATAGACAAGAAGGACTGGACGAGCCCTCTGAGGATGAAGAACTCAATTTAATGGAGCTCCGGCCGAGGAGCAGAGAGTCATCCTCAcaggagagagaaagagtggaAATGCTCTTGCTGGAAAGAGACATCTCCCATGAGGACAATCTCAACAAACTCGCCCTGCAGTATGGATGCAAG GTGGCTGACATAAAGAGAGTGAACAACTTTATTCAAGAGCAGGACATGTATGCACTCAAGTCTATTAAAATCCCTGTAAAGAAGCATGGGTTGCTAACAGAGTCCAACTCCGAGCTCAGGAAACCTCAGCAGAGACCCTCTAACGGTGTAGTGTCAACAAATAAGCAATCGAACGGTGCTGAAACAAGCATATCGGGCAGACCTCAGGTGCAGGAATATACCAGCTTTCTGAAAGAAGTGGACAGTGACATTGAACGTCTTATTCAAAGCACAGACCCCCAGGAAGAGGTATTTTCTAGAACTTCCAGGGGTTCCAGACAATGGGGATGGAGAAATCGGGGTTTGCGTAGCTACGGTGCAGATTGGGGAATCCAGTGGTGGAATGCTGTGGTTGCAATGTTATTAATAGGCATTGTCTTACCTATTTTCTATGTGGTATATATTAAAACTCAAGATAGTGGGGAATCTGTAGTGAATAATGGAGTTGGTACTATCTCAATGCCTACCTCAACTAGTACAGTGGTGAGCGTCAACACATTGAACCCTGGGAATGTAGTCAGAAACCATCTTGAGGAGAATCAAGTATAa